The genomic interval CAACAGCTTCAGTTCGGCGGACAGGACGCTCAAGCAGGTGGCGTTGATCCAGATGGACTTCGCCGTGCGCGACAGTCGCGTTCCCGGCAGCGGCTGGATCTTCGGCACGTTCCAGTACAACGGCGCGGTCAGCGGCAAGCCCGGCTGGCAGAACCTGGTCCCGGTCGGGGTGATGTGGGGCAACGACCCGCAGAACACCGGCAACGACTACACCAACAAGCAGCCCACCCAGACCCGGATCAATCCTGCCATCCTGCAGTCGGCGATCAACGCCCGGCCCGAACTGCCGGCGACCCACCTGGGCTGGAACGGCCGCCTCAACGGCCCGGTCGACAACCCCGTCAGTTCCTGCATGAGCTGCCACATGACCGCCGAGTCGCCGCAACTCTCGCCGATGAACCCGACCTTCCAGGCGGCCAGCAAGATCCCGCCGGTCGGCTCCAAGGAATGGATGCGCTGGTTCCAGAACAACGCGGCCGGCACGCCGTTCGACGCGGCCGCCCAGAGCACCGACTTCAGCCTGCAGCTGGCCGGCGGCATCGCCAACTTCTACGACTGGAAGTGCACCCAGGACGGCGTGTTCGTCAGCGGCGGCAACCTCTGCCAGCAGAGTGCGCTGCCGCTGAAACTGATGCGCTCCACCACCCCGCCGGCGACGGTCTATCCGGTCGAACGCGGCGTGGACAACCAGGAGCTGGAATAGTCCAGGCGCGCTGCGCTTGTCCGCCGGGCGGGGCGCCTTGCCCTGCCCGGCGTGCGGCGGTGGAACGCGCACCGCGATGCGCCGCCACGATGGTCCCGGCGGGCACAGGTCAGCGGCTCAAAGCGGATGCGCCGGGACCTCCGGCGGGCCGAAGTAGGAGTCCGGCAACGGCCCGCTGCGGATCACGATCTTCTGCACGACCATGGTCGGATCGACCATCATGATCTTCAGCACATGTCGCCCGGCGCTGGCGACGGACTGCGAGGCGGTCAGGATCCGCGCATTGTTCCTGGCATTCTCCGTGAACGCTTCGCCCAGAAAGTCCTGCGCCGCACGCTGCTCCGGCGTGAACACGCTGATGGTCTGCGCCGGCTGATCGTCGAAGGCGACGGCCACGCTCAGTTGGTGCGCTGTGTTCACGTTGAGCGTGGGATTGGTGACCAGATCGATATCGTAGCGCCCGGCCTTGGCCAGGTAGACCGGATATTCCAGGCGCGGTGCAGTGCGTGGGTCGGAGGACGACGCCGCGGTGACGGGAAAGATCGACATGGCGGCACCGGCTGCGCGGCCATAGTCGGGAATGCGCTCCCAGCGCACGCCGTCCACGGCGATGTTGCGTTCGAACGCGTCGGCGGCGATCGCGATCGGCCCCAGCAGGCCGCCGAACGCGCCACGCGCTTCGCGCCGCTGCGCCGCGGTGGCCTTGATCGCCTTGACGTGGATCGTTTGCGTGCGTTGCGCACCGGTTACGACGATCGTGCCCGCTTGCTCGCCGACGCCGGCCTTGTCCCAATCGATCTCGACCCAGAAGCGCCGGTCGCCGCGGCCGATGCCGAACGGCTTGCCCTCGGCGATCGAGATCCATGGCTCGGTCGCGGCCACCTCGAATGCGATCGGACGTGCGCCGCGTGGAAACACCTCGAAGTAGTGCCGTTGCCGGCACAGGCTGTCGAACGCCGGCAGTTCCGGATCGAGGTAGTAACCGGGCCACCCCGGCACGGAACCTTCGACCGCCACCGCATACTCGGCAGTGTCTTCGATCCGCAGCGCCGCGACGGCCGGCATGATGTTCGCCGGCGGCGAATACCAGTCGAAGTAGCCCAGGTGCACCTGGTCCATCAGGTGGTTCCATTTGCCGCCCGCCAGGCGCGTGTTGTAGTACTCGGTCAGGTCTCGGTCGCGCTGGAACAGCTGCCGCACATGGTCGGCCTCGGCGTTGGCGCTGGCACGGCCCTGCTGCGCGTACAGCGCGTTGCGCGCGGCGGCGATGTTCAGTTCCGTCGCCGTCGCGCAGGCTTTCACCGGATGCAGCACCAACTGGTAATAGGCGTCGAGCGCGTCCGCCGGCAACTGCGACTGGATCGTTTCGGCCTGCGCCACCAGCGTGGTCCAGGCGTCCAGCACGCGCTCGGCCTCGCGGTAGTGCAGCAAGCTGAAGGTCTCCGGCTTCACCAGTTCCGGCTTGCGCCAGGCGTTGTACTTGGCGTACTTGGCGACGATGTCCGCAATCGGCACGGCGTGTTCGGGACCGAACTCGCGGCTCGCCCAACGCTGCGTCCAACCGGCGATATCGTCCTTGCTGATCGCGTCCGGATTCCAGGCCAGGCGCAGGAAGAACTCGATCGGAATCTCCAGCGGCTTGAAATCGCCGACGTTGGCGATCCAGATCCGGTTGGCGCCGTAGCGATACGCCAGATTCATCTGTTCCCAGATCTTCGGCAGCGGATTGCTGTTGAGCCACTTGTAGGAGAACGGCCCGCCGTTCATGTCCATGTGGTAGTAGATGCCGGAACCGCCGGCACGCGCGCGTTCCTCGGGTTTGGGCAAGCGACGCAGATTGCCGACGTTGTCGTCGGTAAACAGCAAGGTGACGTCGTCCGGCACCTTCAGGCCGGCGTCGTAGAACTTCTGCACCTCGGTGAACAGCGCCCACAGCTGCGGCACCGCGCTGGCGTCCTTGCCCAGTTCCGTGGCGAGAATGCCGCGCTGGTCGGCGATGATGGTTTCGAGCAGGCGCATGTCGGCCTGCAGGTCGCCAGCGCTGGTCATGGCCACGTCGCCGTCGCCGCGCATGCCCACCGTCACCAGCACCTCGTGCGAGCGGTTGCGCGCGATGCCCTCGCGGAAGAAGACCTGCAACGCGTCCCTGTTGGTGGCGTAGTTCCATTCGCCGTTGCCGTACTGCGCGCGGTGCTCGGTCCACTCCTTGTGCGCGCGCATCATCGGCTCGTGGTGCGAGGTGCCCATCACGATGCCGTATTCGTCGGCGAGCCGCGCATTGTCCGCATCGTCCTGCGCGAACGCGTTGTCCCACATCGCCGGCCACAGGTAGTTCGCGCGCAGGCGCAGCAGCACCTCGAACAGCCGGGTATAGAACGTCGCATTCATCCCGCCGAATTTCTCGGTGGTCCACTTGCCCAGGCACGGCTGCTCGTCGTTGAGGAACACGCCGCGGTACTTCACCGCCGGCGGTCCTTCGAAATGCGCGCCGCGCCGGATCGAGATCGCCGCACGGCGACGCACCGGCACGTCCGCCCACCAGTACCACGGCGACACGCCGATCTGTTCGGACAGCGCGTAGATGCCATAGATGGTGCCGCGCTTGTCGCTGCCGGCGATCACCAGCGCTTCGGCCACGCCCGGCATCGGATCGGCGACGGTCTGCAGCGTGTAGGACTCCCACTGCCCGCGGATCGGCGCGACATCGAGCTTGCCGGCCGCGACCAGCGCATCGATGACCGCGCTCTTGCCGAGGGTACCGACCAGGACGGCCGGGTGGCCGAGCCCATTCGCTTCGTGCACGAGCGTGGCCGGCGTCCCGAACACGCGGCCGACGTCCTCGGCGAGATCGCGCGCCGCTCTGACCACCCCAGGGAAGTCCTGCGCGTCCACATGGATCGGCGCGACGCCCCCGCCGCCCGCGAGCCGGAATGAATTGTTAGCGCTATCAAAAAGAACCATGGCGCGCAGCGGCGAAGCGACGATCGCCGCGCTCCCGGCGCCGGCCAGGAAGCTGCGGCGCGAGAGGAGGAAGGAGGAGTTCGATTCGGTCATGGGATGTGATTGAGTAGCGACAAATGAGAAGCGCCAGCGGTGGACAGCGACATCACTCGAATTGATGATGACCGCATGAGGACAGGGCACGAGACGCAAACATAAGCGGTGAATCGCTTAAGTCGCAAGATCACGAGAAGTGCTGCATCGCGACAGAGCTTTGCGCGAAAACGCTGCTCCACGTCAGCCGGCCCCCATCACAACGCAGCCCACCGGTTTGCAGAGATGCCGCGGCCATCCACGAAAGCTTTCTCAGCTTCATGGCAACATCTTTTTAAAGAAACGATCAGCGACCATCGCCGCCCCCTTTGCGCAAGAGCGCAAGCATTGCGAATCCGAAGCCGGTCAGAAGCAAGAACACGACATAGAGCAGGAGCACAATCGCCCAGTATTGCCAAGGATCCTGCGCCAGGACGGCGTGAATGTCTCCGGCGTATCTGCCATTGAGATGGACATACCCAGACTGGAGCGGCGAGCGCAGTGCATAGCCGCCCATTGCGCCCAAGACCGACATGAAGGAACCGCCGGCAACGAAGATCAACGGCCTGCGTTTCGGCGGTTCTAGCGTTGGCGCGATATATGCCGCTGCCAACGCGGCAAAGGGAAGGAACGCGATTGTCATCAACATAACCACTGCTTGCATCTCCCTGGCCATTGCATCTTCGCTGCGCCACTTTCCTTTGACGCATTGGCTGCTTCCGACCGCCCACACCATCGCGTCTTCTGCACGTCGCCACTCCATGCAGAAACCGAACAAGCGACTTGGCGCCGCTCACCCCTTCCCCACCGGCAACACCACATCCATCAGCGTCGCGTCCTCCGGATCCGGGGTGGCTTTGAAGCCGAGGTGTTCGCACATCGCCAGCATGGTGCGGTTCTCGCGCAGGACCTGGCCTTCGACGACGTTGAGGCCGAGCCAGCCGGCGTATTCGATCATGATCCGCATCAGCTGCCAGCCGATGCCGTGGCCCTTGAGGTCGGAGCGGATCAGGATGCCGTATTCGCCGCGGTCGTAGTCGGCGTCGGCGTGCAGGCGCACCGCGCCGAGCATGTCGCCGCTCTTGGGCTCGATCGCCACCAGGGCGATCGAGCGGGCGTAGTCGAGCTGGGTCAGGCGGGCGATGAATTCGTGGCTGAAGTGCTTCACCGCCTGGAAGAAGCGCAGGCGCAGGTCTTCGTCGGTGACGCGGGCGAAGAAGCTGCGGAACAGCGCATCGTCTTCCGGACGCACCGGGCGCACGAAGGCGGCGGCGCCGTCGTTGAGCACGATGCGCCGCTCCCATTCCTTCGGATACGGGAAGATCGCGAAGCGCGGGTGGCCGCGGCCCTTGTGCAGGCGCCGCGGCGGCGCCACCGCCACGCGTGCGTCCACCGCGATCACGCCGTCGCGGTCGGCCAGCAGCGGATTGATGTCCAGCTCGCGGATTTCCGGCAGGTCGGCGGCCAGTTGCGCGAGTTTGACCAGCACCATCGCCACGGCGCGCTCGTCGGCCGCGGGCACGTCGCGGTAGGCCTTGAGGATGCGGCTGACGCGGGTGCGGCCGATCAGTTCGTGGGCCAGGCGCAGGTCCAGCGGCGGCAGCGCCAGCGCCTTGTCGTCGATCACTTCCACCGCGGTGCCGCCGCGGCCGAACACGATCACCGGGCCGAAGGTAGGGTCGTCGGCGATGCCGGCGATCAGTTCGCGCGCCTTCGGCCGCAACAGCGTGGGCTGCACCAGCACGCCATCGATGCGCGCGTCCGGACGCGCGGCGCGCGCGCGGGCGAGGATGCCTTCGGCGGCGTCCTGTACCGCCTGCGCACTGACCAGGTTCAGGCGCACGCCGTCCACGTCGGACTTGTGCGGGATGTCGGCCGAATGGATCTTCACCGCGACCGCCAGGCCTTGCGCCAGCATCGGGGCCGCCGCCACCGCGGCGTCGGCGGCGCTGGCGGCATGCACCACCGGCGCGGTGGGGATGCCGTAGGCGGCAAGCAGGCGGGTGGCGGCCAGCGGATCCAGCCAGGTCTGGCCGGCGGCCAGCGCGGCGTCGACGATGCCGCGCGCGGTGGCCGCGTCGAACACGAAATCCTCGGGCAGGCTGGGCGGGGTCTCCATCAACGCCGCCTGCGCCTCGCGGTAGCGCACCAGGTGCATGAAGCCGCGCACCGCGTCGGCCTCGGTGGCATAGGTGGGAATATGCGCGGCGTTGAGCGTGGCGGTGGCGCTTTCGTCGTTGCCCAGCCACACCGCGAACACCGGCTTATCGCGGTGGTGGCGCGGGCGCAGGCCGAGGGTGCGGGTCAGCGCCTGCGCGGCATCGGCCGAGGAGGTGAAGGCGGTCGGCACGTTGACCACCAGCACCGCGTCGTTCTCCGGATCGGCCAGCAGCGCTTCGGCGGCGGCGGCGTAGCGCTCGCCATCGGCGTCGACCACGATGT from Xanthomonas sp. DAR 34887 carries:
- a CDS encoding glycosyl hydrolase 115 family protein, with the translated sequence MVRAARDLAEDVGRVFGTPATLVHEANGLGHPAVLVGTLGKSAVIDALVAAGKLDVAPIRGQWESYTLQTVADPMPGVAEALVIAGSDKRGTIYGIYALSEQIGVSPWYWWADVPVRRRAAISIRRGAHFEGPPAVKYRGVFLNDEQPCLGKWTTEKFGGMNATFYTRLFEVLLRLRANYLWPAMWDNAFAQDDADNARLADEYGIVMGTSHHEPMMRAHKEWTEHRAQYGNGEWNYATNRDALQVFFREGIARNRSHEVLVTVGMRGDGDVAMTSAGDLQADMRLLETIIADQRGILATELGKDASAVPQLWALFTEVQKFYDAGLKVPDDVTLLFTDDNVGNLRRLPKPEERARAGGSGIYYHMDMNGGPFSYKWLNSNPLPKIWEQMNLAYRYGANRIWIANVGDFKPLEIPIEFFLRLAWNPDAISKDDIAGWTQRWASREFGPEHAVPIADIVAKYAKYNAWRKPELVKPETFSLLHYREAERVLDAWTTLVAQAETIQSQLPADALDAYYQLVLHPVKACATATELNIAAARNALYAQQGRASANAEADHVRQLFQRDRDLTEYYNTRLAGGKWNHLMDQVHLGYFDWYSPPANIMPAVAALRIEDTAEYAVAVEGSVPGWPGYYLDPELPAFDSLCRQRHYFEVFPRGARPIAFEVAATEPWISIAEGKPFGIGRGDRRFWVEIDWDKAGVGEQAGTIVVTGAQRTQTIHVKAIKATAAQRREARGAFGGLLGPIAIAADAFERNIAVDGVRWERIPDYGRAAGAAMSIFPVTAASSSDPRTAPRLEYPVYLAKAGRYDIDLVTNPTLNVNTAHQLSVAVAFDDQPAQTISVFTPEQRAAQDFLGEAFTENARNNARILTASQSVASAGRHVLKIMMVDPTMVVQKIVIRSGPLPDSYFGPPEVPAHPL
- a CDS encoding bifunctional acetate--CoA ligase family protein/GNAT family N-acetyltransferase; this translates as MSTYHLQSVFRPASVAIVGGSPRERSAGRAVVRNLRAAGFPGQIGWVSPRYREIDGVPTVRRLTDLPWVPDLVVITVPARMVPRIVAIAARRGVAAAIILTAGLGEGPGSAAARVEAAARAKGLRILGPHCLGVIAPHAKLNASIAAHCPQPGDLALISESSAIAAALVEWGVARSVGFSAVVSLGDALDVDFGDLLDYFATDYRTRAILLYVEHIRDARKFMSAARAAARAKPVVVVKSGRQLRIDPNADTHVQALASSDAVYGAAFARAGLLRVRALDELFAAAETLGRLSTFPGRRLAILSNGGGVGRLAVDKLADLGGTLAALSPQTLQRLEQALPQEWSHANPVDIVVDADGERYAAAAEALLADPENDAVLVVNVPTAFTSSADAAQALTRTLGLRPRHHRDKPVFAVWLGNDESATATLNAAHIPTYATEADAVRGFMHLVRYREAQAALMETPPSLPEDFVFDAATARGIVDAALAAGQTWLDPLAATRLLAAYGIPTAPVVHAASAADAAVAAAPMLAQGLAVAVKIHSADIPHKSDVDGVRLNLVSAQAVQDAAEGILARARAARPDARIDGVLVQPTLLRPKARELIAGIADDPTFGPVIVFGRGGTAVEVIDDKALALPPLDLRLAHELIGRTRVSRILKAYRDVPAADERAVAMVLVKLAQLAADLPEIRELDINPLLADRDGVIAVDARVAVAPPRRLHKGRGHPRFAIFPYPKEWERRIVLNDGAAAFVRPVRPEDDALFRSFFARVTDEDLRLRFFQAVKHFSHEFIARLTQLDYARSIALVAIEPKSGDMLGAVRLHADADYDRGEYGILIRSDLKGHGIGWQLMRIMIEYAGWLGLNVVEGQVLRENRTMLAMCEHLGFKATPDPEDATLMDVVLPVGKG